Proteins encoded in a region of the Mucispirillum schaedleri ASF457 genome:
- the glmS gene encoding glutamine--fructose-6-phosphate transaminase (isomerizing) yields the protein MCGIVGYTGNKASSAVLISGLKALEYRGYDSAGLAVEEKDGIKIVKSVGKVAVLESEASNCTLTGTTGIAHTRWATHGKPTTCNSHPHTDCTGNIVVVHNGIIENYQSLKEELLKKGHTFKSETDTEVIVHLLEEELKTVDSNYEERFLQAAADVTKKLEGSYAVGILWKKASGMIIGSRVKSPLVCGAGDNENFLGSDVSAFNQWTRHAIYLDDYDIAALKENEIKIYDNNLHEKYYNIVELEHGIDGTSKNGYEHYMLKEINEQPVTVRSTIEAVLHDINTAFGITKDELKNIRNILMIGCGTAYHATMVAKYWIEEFCNIPCQAEYASEYKYRKAAMPDETLAVFVSQSGETADTVSALEKARAAGFKTVSICNVFGSTLARMSDHTFYTKCGSEISVASTKAFTAQLAALFSLAVLIADAAGSINEQKKDKLLNELAKLPVAVETAVSADAYISKLAEKYYQQKTFVFLGRNVNYPIALEGALKLKEITYLQAEGFPAGEIKHGPIALINAEMPVISIMPADSLFDKMVNACEEVMARGAKALAVTDEKGFKLLDNRVEDVIVLPNVEDHLFPFLSVIALQLFAYHIAKLNNREIDQPRNLAKSVTVE from the coding sequence ATGTGCGGAATAGTTGGCTACACAGGTAATAAAGCAAGCTCAGCAGTATTAATATCAGGTTTAAAAGCATTAGAATACAGGGGATATGATTCTGCAGGTCTGGCGGTTGAAGAAAAAGATGGTATAAAAATAGTTAAATCCGTAGGCAAAGTGGCAGTATTAGAAAGTGAAGCATCAAACTGCACTTTAACAGGCACAACAGGTATAGCTCACACAAGATGGGCAACTCACGGCAAGCCTACCACATGTAATTCTCACCCACATACAGACTGCACAGGCAATATAGTAGTTGTTCATAATGGTATAATAGAAAATTATCAGTCATTAAAAGAAGAATTATTAAAGAAGGGACATACATTTAAATCAGAAACAGATACAGAAGTTATTGTTCACCTGTTAGAAGAAGAATTAAAAACAGTTGACAGTAATTATGAAGAAAGATTTTTACAGGCAGCAGCAGATGTTACTAAAAAATTAGAAGGCAGCTATGCTGTTGGCATACTGTGGAAAAAAGCTTCTGGTATGATAATAGGAAGCCGTGTAAAAAGCCCCCTTGTATGCGGTGCAGGGGATAATGAAAACTTTTTAGGCTCAGATGTTTCTGCATTTAACCAGTGGACAAGGCATGCCATATATTTAGATGACTATGATATAGCAGCATTAAAAGAAAATGAAATAAAAATATATGATAATAATTTACATGAAAAATACTATAATATAGTAGAATTAGAGCATGGAATAGATGGGACAAGCAAAAACGGATATGAGCATTATATGCTTAAAGAGATTAATGAGCAGCCTGTAACAGTCAGAAGCACAATAGAAGCAGTGCTGCATGATATAAACACAGCTTTTGGTATAACAAAAGATGAGCTTAAAAATATAAGAAATATTTTAATGATAGGCTGTGGCACAGCATATCATGCAACAATGGTTGCAAAATACTGGATAGAAGAATTCTGTAATATTCCATGTCAGGCGGAATATGCTTCAGAATATAAATACAGAAAGGCAGCAATGCCAGATGAAACATTAGCAGTATTTGTAAGCCAGAGCGGCGAAACAGCAGATACTGTATCAGCTTTAGAAAAAGCTCGTGCAGCAGGATTTAAAACAGTATCAATATGTAATGTGTTTGGCTCAACACTTGCAAGAATGAGCGACCATACCTTTTATACAAAATGCGGTTCAGAAATAAGTGTTGCATCAACAAAAGCATTTACTGCACAGCTTGCAGCATTATTTTCTTTGGCAGTATTAATTGCAGATGCAGCAGGCAGTATAAATGAACAGAAAAAAGATAAACTTCTTAATGAACTAGCAAAACTTCCAGTTGCAGTAGAAACAGCAGTTTCTGCAGATGCTTATATTTCAAAACTTGCAGAAAAATATTATCAGCAGAAAACATTTGTATTTTTAGGCAGAAATGTAAACTATCCTATTGCATTAGAAGGTGCATTGAAATTAAAAGAAATCACATACCTGCAGGCAGAAGGTTTCCCTGCAGGAGAAATCAAACATGGACCTATTGCATTAATTAATGCAGAAATGCCAGTTATCAGCATTATGCCTGCAGACAGCCTGTTTGATAAAATGGTAAATGCCTGTGAAGAAGTTATGGCAAGGGGAGCAAAAGCATTAGCAGTAACTGATGAAAAAGGCTTTAAACTATTAGATAACAGAGTGGAAGATGTAATAGTGCTTCCTAATGTGGAAGACCATTTATTCCCGTTTTTATCAGTTATCGCACTGCAGCTTTTTGCATACCACATAGCAAAGCTTAATAACAGAGAAATAGACCAGCCAAGAAATCTGGCAAAAAGTGTTACTGTGGAATAA
- a CDS encoding DNA polymerase: protein MAEDFNKDRVTVLIDGNSVIYRAFYNVPPLTAGGVPTGVIHVFLSVLEKLRKNPEISDIIIIFDAKGKNRRHEMFESYKATRQAMPEDLILQLNILKEMLPYTGYPIYCIEGYEADDVINTLSQTINNKVWIVTKDKDLHQLVNDKVQIYDYQKDEIIDREKVYEKFGLYPESIPDMLALMGDTSDNIPGIAGIGPKTAKTLLDNYKSLDNIFNNVENLKGRIKEKIMQGKEHAYLSRELVKLFFIENMLPYHIERDEEKLKYYYELYQLKQQLSSLNTASSVKALEYKPVKSVEIMAYLNDKIYAVDETAYYEYEQGEPLYYYDIKSLIKKGINIPEKAFDILLADYLMDPDAGGIRQLKDESEGEFFAKLYKKRRDLFNKLKENSLDKLYYDMELPVARILAEMEQTGIMINAENIKSVAEKLKTFVDIEYDNIKDMAGQELNPNSPKQLSAYLYDKLGLKGIKKNKSGYSTDEDTLKDLRVTYPEYDNFISSILKYREINKLYSTYTLNMLEYAVDDRIHTEFKQTGTATGRLSSINPNMQNIPQKGEYAEILRSSFVAKQGCRLVSLDYSQIELRILAHLSQDENLIKAFNENKDIHTMTAHSIFHLSPNDVVTHDIRRIAKAVNFGILYGLSSFGLARDTKVTRKEAQRFIDGYFALYPKVKIFIDEIIKQTREKGYCSTILGRKRNIHDINSRNANIRTRAERMAVNAPIQGSAADIIKLAMINCDKYIKDNNIDAKCILQIHDELIFEVNENIISDFTHKMTNIMEKAVSLSVPLLVNAETGDNWGQL, encoded by the coding sequence TGTTTTAGAAAAATTAAGAAAAAACCCTGAAATATCAGATATTATTATTATATTTGATGCAAAAGGTAAAAACCGCCGTCATGAAATGTTTGAAAGTTACAAAGCAACAAGGCAGGCAATGCCGGAAGATTTAATATTGCAGCTAAATATTTTAAAAGAAATGCTGCCCTATACTGGATACCCTATATACTGCATAGAGGGCTATGAAGCTGATGATGTAATAAATACACTATCCCAGACTATTAATAATAAAGTATGGATAGTTACAAAAGATAAAGATTTACATCAGCTTGTAAATGATAAAGTGCAGATATATGACTATCAAAAAGATGAAATAATAGACAGGGAAAAGGTTTATGAAAAATTTGGCTTATATCCGGAATCTATTCCAGATATGCTTGCTTTAATGGGAGATACCAGCGATAATATTCCCGGCATTGCAGGCATAGGACCAAAGACAGCTAAAACTCTGCTGGATAATTATAAAAGCCTTGATAATATTTTTAATAATGTAGAAAATTTAAAAGGCAGAATAAAAGAAAAAATAATGCAGGGAAAGGAACACGCATACCTTAGCCGTGAGCTTGTAAAACTTTTCTTTATTGAAAATATGCTGCCATATCACATAGAAAGAGATGAAGAAAAACTGAAATATTATTATGAGCTTTATCAGTTAAAACAGCAGCTTTCATCATTAAATACAGCATCATCTGTAAAAGCATTAGAATATAAGCCAGTAAAAAGTGTAGAAATAATGGCTTATTTAAATGATAAAATATATGCAGTAGATGAAACGGCTTACTATGAATATGAACAAGGTGAGCCATTATATTATTACGATATAAAATCACTTATTAAAAAAGGCATAAATATTCCAGAAAAAGCATTTGATATTCTGCTTGCTGATTACCTTATGGACCCAGATGCTGGCGGCATAAGACAGTTAAAAGATGAAAGTGAAGGTGAATTTTTTGCAAAACTATATAAGAAACGCAGAGATTTATTTAATAAATTAAAAGAAAATTCTCTTGATAAGCTTTATTATGATATGGAACTGCCAGTTGCTCGCATTTTAGCAGAAATGGAGCAGACTGGTATTATGATTAATGCTGAAAATATAAAATCAGTTGCTGAAAAATTAAAAACTTTTGTGGATATAGAATATGATAATATAAAAGATATGGCAGGGCAAGAGCTTAACCCTAACTCTCCAAAGCAGTTATCCGCATATCTTTATGATAAACTAGGCTTAAAAGGTATTAAAAAAAATAAAAGCGGTTATTCTACAGATGAAGATACATTAAAAGATTTAAGAGTAACTTATCCAGAGTATGATAATTTTATTTCTTCCATATTAAAATACAGGGAAATAAATAAGCTTTATTCTACATATACTCTTAATATGCTGGAATATGCAGTAGATGATAGAATACATACAGAATTTAAGCAGACAGGCACAGCAACAGGCAGGCTTTCTTCTATTAACCCTAATATGCAGAATATACCACAAAAGGGCGAATATGCTGAAATTTTAAGAAGCTCATTTGTTGCAAAACAAGGCTGCAGACTTGTTTCTCTTGATTATTCTCAAATAGAATTAAGAATACTTGCTCATTTATCTCAGGATGAAAATTTAATCAAAGCCTTTAATGAAAATAAAGATATTCACACAATGACAGCTCACAGTATATTTCATTTATCGCCAAATGATGTGGTAACTCATGATATAAGGAGGATAGCAAAAGCTGTTAATTTTGGCATACTTTACGGACTTTCTTCTTTTGGACTTGCAAGAGATACAAAAGTTACAAGAAAAGAAGCTCAACGCTTTATTGACGGCTATTTTGCCCTTTATCCAAAAGTAAAAATATTTATAGATGAGATAATTAAACAGACCAGAGAAAAAGGTTACTGCAGCACTATTTTAGGCAGAAAACGAAATATCCACGATATTAACAGCCGTAATGCAAATATCCGCACAAGAGCTGAGCGTATGGCAGTAAATGCACCAATACAGGGCAGTGCGGCAGATATAATTAAACTTGCAATGATTAACTGTGATAAATACATTAAAGATAATAATATAGATGCAAAATGTATTCTGCAAATCCATGATGAACTGATTTTTGAAGTAAATGAAAATATTATATCAGATTTTACTCATAAAATGACAAATATTATGGAAAAAGCTGTTTCCCTGTCTGTTCCGCTTTTAGTAAATGCAGAAACAGGTGATAACTGGGGACAGCTGTAA
- the tmk gene encoding dTMP kinase — MIVAFEGLDGSGKGTQSQILSAKMSAKGIDNALYSFPNYKGTNFGLEVGKYLNGGFGSLDEVPPQFPVMLYAMDRFEMRKSIMKDINSGSNIIFDRYVPSNIAHQAVKFPENQRKTFADWVKRLEYNILEMPSPDVIIFLDVDPVIAGRMVALKGKRSYTDAAKDIHEANDSYMDKVYQMYKQMAQDENWVIIQAADGENMFSEEKIIKDIVIALAQKGYPIEDPEKLF, encoded by the coding sequence ATGATAGTCGCATTTGAAGGATTAGACGGCTCTGGTAAAGGAACTCAATCTCAAATATTATCTGCAAAAATGAGTGCAAAAGGTATAGATAACGCATTATACAGTTTTCCAAACTACAAAGGCACTAATTTTGGACTTGAAGTAGGCAAATATTTAAACGGAGGTTTTGGCTCATTAGATGAAGTGCCGCCTCAATTTCCTGTTATGCTTTATGCTATGGACAGGTTTGAGATGAGAAAATCAATTATGAAAGATATTAACAGTGGCTCAAATATTATTTTTGACAGATATGTTCCGTCAAATATTGCTCATCAGGCAGTAAAATTTCCAGAAAATCAGCGTAAAACATTTGCCGACTGGGTAAAAAGGCTTGAATATAATATTTTAGAAATGCCTTCACCTGATGTTATAATATTTTTAGATGTTGACCCTGTAATAGCAGGCAGAATGGTAGCTTTAAAAGGCAAAAGGTCATATACTGATGCAGCAAAAGATATACATGAAGCTAATGACAGCTATATGGATAAAGTATATCAAATGTATAAACAAATGGCTCAAGATGAAAACTGGGTAATAATTCAGGCAGCTGATGGAGAAAATATGTTCAGCGAAGAAAAAATAATAAAAGATATTGTCATCGCTCTTGCTCAAAAAGGTTACCCCATAGAAGACCCTGAAAAATTATTTTAA
- the relB gene encoding type II toxin-antitoxin system RelB family antitoxin, translated as MNLSLELTAEETAMLEKCAVRNNISTAEFIKNTILERIKDEMDMEVYETAINKYSRNPRAYTHSSVMRELGLVK; from the coding sequence ATGAACTTATCACTTGAGTTAACAGCAGAAGAAACCGCCATGCTTGAAAAATGTGCAGTCAGAAATAATATATCTACTGCTGAGTTTATAAAAAATACCATACTGGAACGAATTAAAGATGAAATGGATATGGAAGTATATGAAACTGCTATAAATAAATACAGCCGTAACCCAAGAGCATATACTCATTCATCAGTAATGCGTGAGCTGGGTTTAGTGAAATAA
- a CDS encoding sensor domain-containing diguanylate cyclase, giving the protein MSNISNLLKENYDLKNELESMVMRVKENEAKHNGFKVVQFSMLLSDNLEEIDSKPMHYIEEIFDIERAVLFIKKDSMAVVQNYANKGVRVRVIESDAFLYTFLGSDTRSGTDKSVIHKDFQLMPSDENYSYVLAPITDNGRIVAALGFYSQDKNRFSSDYNFDFVEELALIASIALKKLDNAFLLEMQANTDYLTALPNKFIFDLTGRSSFEEYKKNGRNFAFIMFDLNNYKYINDKFGHLAGDEILKMISYAMRSQIGDYDILGRFGGDEFYLFTEITDKNALHDYIIKMQNAVEKIVYEEDKNMIFGFSGGVVTANERDFAGFDDIVRLADTRLYEAKTHIKKEHGISIESVIVGI; this is encoded by the coding sequence ATGTCTAACATAAGCAATTTATTAAAAGAAAATTATGACCTTAAAAATGAACTTGAAAGTATGGTTATGCGTGTTAAAGAAAATGAAGCTAAACATAATGGTTTTAAAGTTGTTCAATTTTCTATGCTTTTAAGTGATAATCTTGAAGAAATAGACAGTAAGCCTATGCACTATATTGAAGAAATATTTGATATTGAAAGAGCAGTGCTTTTTATTAAAAAAGACTCTATGGCTGTAGTGCAGAATTATGCAAATAAAGGTGTGCGAGTGCGTGTTATTGAAAGTGATGCTTTTTTATATACATTTTTAGGCAGCGATACTCGTTCTGGCACAGATAAATCTGTTATACATAAAGATTTTCAGCTTATGCCATCAGATGAAAACTATTCTTATGTGCTTGCACCAATTACTGATAATGGCAGAATAGTTGCAGCACTTGGGTTTTATTCGCAGGATAAAAACAGATTTTCAAGTGATTATAATTTTGATTTTGTAGAAGAGCTTGCATTAATTGCTTCTATTGCTCTTAAAAAGCTGGATAATGCTTTTTTACTTGAAATGCAGGCAAATACTGACTATTTAACAGCTCTGCCTAATAAATTTATATTTGATTTAACTGGCAGGTCAAGTTTTGAAGAATATAAGAAAAATGGCAGAAATTTTGCCTTTATTATGTTTGATTTAAATAATTATAAATATATTAATGATAAATTTGGTCATTTAGCAGGAGATGAAATACTTAAAATGATATCTTATGCTATGAGAAGCCAGATAGGCGATTATGATATACTTGGCAGGTTTGGCGGCGATGAGTTTTATCTTTTTACAGAAATAACTGATAAAAATGCTCTGCATGATTATATTATAAAAATGCAGAATGCTGTTGAAAAAATTGTATATGAAGAAGATAAAAATATGATATTTGGTTTCAGCGGAGGTGTAGTTACTGCAAATGAAAGAGATTTTGCAGGCTTTGATGATATTGTCCGCCTTGCAGATACAAGGCTTTATGAAGCCAAAACTCATATTAAAAAAGAGCATGGAATATCTATAGAAAGTGTTATAGTAGGGATATAA
- the nikR gene encoding nickel-responsive transcriptional regulator NikR, which produces MSELTRFGVSLDKDLLELFDNQIKAQSYETRSKAISDLIKEYVESDIINADGVLAGAVTFLYSHHNKDLVSKLLEVQHDSHDLIISMQHIHLDHDTCLEILAIRGESSLVKSLYYRIKALKGIKLASISATGIS; this is translated from the coding sequence ATGTCAGAATTAACAAGATTTGGGGTATCTCTTGATAAAGATTTGCTGGAACTGTTTGATAATCAGATAAAAGCACAGTCTTATGAAACTCGTTCAAAAGCAATATCAGATTTAATAAAAGAATATGTTGAATCAGATATTATTAATGCAGATGGTGTGCTTGCAGGTGCTGTAACATTCCTATATAGTCATCATAATAAAGATTTGGTATCTAAACTTTTAGAAGTGCAGCATGACAGTCATGATTTAATAATTTCTATGCAGCACATACATTTAGACCATGATACATGTCTTGAAATACTTGCCATTCGCGGAGAAAGCAGTCTTGTAAAATCGCTTTATTACAGAATAAAAGCATTAAAGGGTATTAAACTGGCATCAATCAGTGCCACAGGCATATCATAA
- a CDS encoding sugar phosphate isomerase/epimerase family protein, with amino-acid sequence MYKFGLKLWSVNENYIDTAKKLYDENIYDYIELYAIPSSFDEYAELWKSLNIPYIIHAPHFMHGIDFSCEEKLNDNIKLAYEALKYADYLNADKIIFHPGIKGDYRQTARQIRMINDERILIENKPYHVAVETSALSLYDVCVGYNPEQIEYIMQESGAGLCLDIGHGICAANSLNIDYVSFLKEFISLKPYMFHISDGEINGKIDKHYNIGKGSFDFNVLFSLIPENSVISVETEKASKDNLNDFVLDMEQLKNYCKSK; translated from the coding sequence ATGTATAAGTTTGGATTAAAGCTCTGGTCTGTAAATGAAAACTATATAGATACTGCAAAAAAACTTTATGATGAAAATATCTATGACTATATAGAGCTTTATGCTATCCCATCATCTTTTGATGAATATGCAGAGTTATGGAAATCATTAAATATTCCATACATTATCCATGCACCCCATTTTATGCACGGTATAGATTTTTCATGTGAAGAAAAGCTGAATGACAATATAAAACTTGCTTATGAAGCATTAAAATATGCAGACTATCTTAATGCTGATAAAATAATATTTCATCCGGGTATAAAAGGAGATTACAGGCAGACTGCCCGCCAGATAAGAATGATTAATGATGAAAGAATTTTAATAGAAAATAAGCCGTATCATGTGGCAGTAGAAACATCAGCTCTTTCATTATATGATGTTTGTGTTGGATATAATCCTGAGCAGATAGAATATATTATGCAGGAAAGCGGTGCAGGCTTATGTTTAGATATAGGTCATGGAATATGTGCAGCAAACAGTTTAAATATTGATTATGTATCTTTTTTAAAAGAATTTATAAGTTTAAAGCCATATATGTTTCATATAAGCGATGGTGAAATAAACGGCAAAATAGATAAGCATTATAATATAGGCAAAGGCAGTTTTGACTTTAATGTGCTTTTTTCGCTTATTCCAGAAAATTCAGTTATTTCTGTAGAAACAGAAAAAGCATCAAAAGATAATCTTAATGATTTTGTATTGGATATGGAACAATTAAAAAATTACTGCAAATCAAAATGA
- the hisD gene encoding histidinol dehydrogenase translates to MIINKNDKKLDDIKNRGAAMEGDYLHTASEIISNVRKNGDKALFEYTKKFDNFDINKDNIKVSRQEIEEAYDNTDEKLIESIKKAHDNILAFHKLQMEKTWLYETKHGALLGQKITPLDSAGIYVPGGKAAYFSSVLMNALPAVAAGVKDISMLSPAVNGKINSAVLAAADICGIKDIYKVGGAQAVAAFAYGTESVKKVDKITGPGNIYVAMAKKLVFGVCDIDMIAGPSEILIIAGDNAEPKYVAADMLAQCEHDELASAVTIVWNKKLAEEIEKEVKKQLEILPKKNIAKVSIEKHSAIILVDNLDEACEIANNIAPEHLELYIDDALSHIGKIRHAGAIFVGSNSPEAAGDYFAGPNHVLPTGGSAKFFSPLGTYDFFKRSSIIYYNKASLQAGSDDIITMAENENLQGHANSIKFRV, encoded by the coding sequence ATGATAATAAATAAAAATGATAAAAAATTAGATGATATTAAAAACCGCGGAGCAGCTATGGAGGGCGATTATCTGCATACTGCTTCTGAGATTATATCAAATGTGCGAAAAAATGGCGATAAAGCATTATTTGAGTATACTAAAAAGTTTGATAATTTTGATATTAATAAAGATAACATAAAAGTCAGCAGGCAGGAAATAGAAGAAGCCTATGATAATACTGATGAAAAGCTGATAGAGAGTATAAAGAAAGCCCATGATAATATACTAGCATTTCATAAACTGCAAATGGAAAAAACATGGCTTTATGAAACAAAACATGGTGCATTACTGGGTCAAAAAATTACTCCCCTTGACAGTGCTGGAATATATGTGCCGGGTGGAAAGGCGGCTTATTTTTCTTCTGTTTTAATGAATGCTCTTCCTGCTGTTGCTGCAGGTGTAAAAGATATATCCATGTTAAGCCCTGCCGTAAATGGTAAAATTAATAGTGCAGTTTTAGCAGCAGCTGATATATGCGGTATAAAAGATATTTATAAAGTTGGTGGTGCTCAGGCAGTAGCTGCTTTTGCATATGGAACAGAATCTGTTAAAAAAGTAGATAAAATAACAGGTCCCGGAAATATATATGTAGCAATGGCTAAAAAACTTGTTTTTGGTGTATGTGATATTGATATGATAGCAGGTCCCAGCGAAATATTGATTATAGCAGGGGATAATGCAGAGCCAAAATATGTGGCTGCTGATATGCTTGCTCAATGTGAGCATGATGAGCTTGCCTCAGCCGTTACTATTGTCTGGAATAAAAAACTGGCAGAAGAAATTGAAAAAGAAGTAAAAAAACAGCTGGAAATTCTGCCTAAAAAAAATATCGCAAAGGTATCTATTGAGAAACATTCTGCTATTATTTTAGTAGATAATTTAGATGAAGCATGTGAAATAGCAAATAATATTGCACCTGAGCATTTAGAGCTATATATAGATGATGCTTTAAGCCATATTGGTAAAATTCGCCATGCAGGAGCAATATTTGTAGGCAGCAATTCACCTGAAGCAGCAGGGGACTATTTTGCAGGCCCTAACCATGTGCTTCCAACAGGCGGCAGTGCAAAATTTTTCTCACCACTTGGCACTTATGATTTCTTTAAGCGTTCAAGCATTATTTACTATAATAAAGCATCTTTGCAGGCAGGAAGTGATGATATTATCACAATGGCAGAAAATGAAAATCTGCAAGGCCATGCAAATAGTATAAAATTCAGGGTTTAA
- a CDS encoding bacteriohemerythrin, whose protein sequence is MKTLSIVYTVIALIVTLILAAATDFHAGIGAVVIFLLSVAINVAKDAIFYKQMKILNDYIDTALISCPAQPPQTAGRFTYIGAHVHELSSKLCALGANFRNAQVRVASAAGDLVSVQTNLYDNVMTVNQSLETASEEICDLKNTAEHVKSICDDSQKAAELCLAKTSQAGTAMETNILKMKQIEETVDSIVATMGDFVIYSNDIKQSIGNITDIADQTNLLALNAAIEAARAGESGRGFAVVADEVRKLAEKTTSFTAEIEKVVDKLHSRTSDISTQVNINAEQVKETIGITMDTGAIVIDIRDETNGMLKITKSIVKAMNDQYDGIENITKSIEKVYEENGIALNRTLESQKLGNNLDNIAAEMKESSKGYSAGEGQFMTFTSSLSVGYNAIDEQHIRWIDLINAVYSSLSSGSSKEKLGKVLKDLVDYTVWHFGFENKMMTEYNYPDKESHMKLHKDFIAEIKKLESRYDAGEDIMGVNVLEFLKDWLSDHIMKIDTRLGAYLESKGAKPI, encoded by the coding sequence ATGAAAACGCTAAGTATTGTTTATACAGTTATTGCTTTAATAGTAACATTAATATTAGCAGCAGCTACAGATTTTCATGCAGGAATAGGGGCTGTTGTAATATTTCTTCTTTCTGTAGCAATAAATGTAGCAAAAGATGCAATTTTTTACAAACAAATGAAAATATTAAATGACTATATTGATACAGCATTGATAAGCTGTCCAGCTCAGCCTCCACAGACTGCAGGTCGTTTTACTTACATTGGTGCACATGTTCATGAATTATCCAGTAAATTATGTGCACTAGGAGCAAATTTTAGAAATGCTCAAGTGCGAGTAGCTTCTGCTGCTGGAGATTTAGTATCAGTGCAGACAAATCTTTATGATAATGTGATGACTGTAAACCAAAGTTTAGAAACAGCAAGTGAAGAAATTTGTGATTTAAAAAATACAGCAGAACATGTAAAATCAATATGTGATGATTCTCAAAAAGCTGCTGAATTATGCCTTGCAAAAACAAGTCAGGCAGGTACAGCTATGGAAACAAATATATTAAAAATGAAGCAGATAGAAGAAACTGTTGACTCTATTGTTGCTACAATGGGAGATTTCGTCATTTATTCTAACGATATTAAGCAGAGTATTGGAAATATTACAGATATTGCAGACCAGACAAATCTTTTAGCATTAAATGCAGCAATTGAAGCAGCTCGTGCAGGGGAATCTGGCAGAGGGTTTGCAGTAGTTGCAGATGAGGTGAGAAAACTGGCAGAAAAAACTACATCATTTACCGCAGAAATAGAAAAAGTTGTAGATAAACTTCACTCAAGAACATCCGATATTTCAACACAGGTAAATATAAATGCCGAACAGGTAAAAGAAACTATCGGCATAACAATGGATACTGGTGCAATAGTTATAGATATTCGTGATGAAACTAACGGTATGCTTAAAATTACAAAAAGTATTGTAAAAGCTATGAATGACCAGTATGATGGTATAGAAAATATTACAAAATCTATTGAAAAAGTATATGAAGAAAATGGTATTGCATTAAACAGAACTCTTGAAAGCCAGAAACTTGGTAACAACCTTGACAACATTGCAGCAGAAATGAAAGAAAGTTCAAAAGGTTATTCTGCTGGAGAAGGTCAGTTTATGACATTTACTTCTTCACTTTCTGTAGGTTATAATGCAATTGATGAGCAGCATATTAGATGGATAGATTTAATTAATGCAGTATATAGTTCTCTTTCTTCAGGTTCATCAAAAGAAAAACTTGGTAAAGTATTAAAAGATTTAGTTGACTATACTGTATGGCACTTTGGATTTGAAAATAAAATGATGACAGAGTATAATTATCCAGATAAAGAAAGCCACATGAAACTACATAAAGATTTTATTGCTGAAATCAAAAAACTTGAAAGCAGATATGATGCGGGTGAAGATATTATGGGAGTAAATGTCCTTGAATTTTTAAAAGACTGGCTTTCTGACCATATTATGAAAATTGATACACGACTTGGTGCCTACCTTGAATCAAAAGGTGCAAAACCGATATAA